The sequence TACGGATGGCCAGTCACATCACACGGTAAGGAGTATTGGGGCCCTATCAGCGTTGGCGAATCTGAAACCAAAGAAGGCATAGAAGCGCCTAAAAAGGTCTATGTTCCTTCAATCGCTCCGGGCAGTTTGATCGTCTACCAAGGTAACAAGTACCCAGAATTACAAGGCAAGCTGTTGGCAGGGGCACTAAAACTTACCCACATCAATATCGTCACAGTTAACGGGCAAGGTGAGGCAATCGAGGAAGAACGCATTTTAGAGGACTTAGGCGAAAGGATAAGAGACATCGAAACTTCACCAAACGGAGACATCTTCTTCAGCACCGATAATGGTAATCTATACCGCTTGAAAAAGTAGTGGCGACACCGATACAAACAGACGATATTTGATAATGATTATTATAAATAAAGCCGTTAAATACAGGCCCTCAAGTCAATTTAACGGCTTTCTTGTCACAAAGTAGAATGTGCCAAAACAGTGCAACCACTCTAATTTTGTCATCAAATTCACCTAGGTTTTTCACAAAAACGACAAGAAATCACCATACAACTGTAACTCCATGATATTTAAGGAATGCAAAGTTTGACTACCCCCAAGTTTCTGCAACCTTTCACTATGGATTCGATTGACTATCCCCTGATTTGATTTAGACTCCATTTCGGCTAGAAAGAAAGTTCTTTGTATATAAACATTTCGTTGGATTACTAGTAACCCCGTTGTGTTGTACGCAATAGCAATAAACTTTTCCACGCTATCAGTGCCACAATTGGCTCACTATAAAAATTAATTTTAGGGATAACATCATGTCTAACACAGTTACTGGTACAGTAAAATGGTTCAACGAAACTAAAGGCTTCGGTTTCATTCAACAAGAAAACGGTCCAGACGTATTCGCACACTTCTCTGCAATCACTGGCGAAGGTTTCAAAACTCTTGCTGAAGGCCAAAAAGTTGAGTTCGTAGTATCTCAAGGTCAAAAAGGCCCACAAGCTGACAGCATCAAAGTACTTTAATTTAGTATTTTAAAGCTTTCTAAAAATAGCCAGCCTCTGCTGGCTATTTTTTTACCCGCTATTCAGAGATTTAAGGTAATATTCCCCTTCACTATTTCTACCTAAGACACCCTCTCAATGGCTCTTAAACCGACAATCTATAAGTTTCGTATCTCTTTAACTGATATGAATCGCGACTATTACGACTCTTTTAATCTAACGGTTGCACAACACCCTTCGGAAACAGAACAGCGAATGATGGCTCGAATCATGGCTTTCTGTATCAATGCCTCTCCTGAACTTGAGTTCACCAAAGGGTTGTCTAGCATTGAAGAACCCGATTTATGGCAGAAGTCGTTAGATGATCAAATCCTAGAATGGGTTGATGTCGGCGAACCCGATCCAGAGCGTGTTAAGAAGGCAACTCGTCTATCGAAATCAGTTCGCGTATTCAGCTTCAACACTAAATCAAATGTTTGGTGGGAACAGAACAAAGGCAAATTCGGTTATCTAAAAGCTCAAATCGTTCGTCTAGACAACGATGGTATTGAGCAGCTTGCAGCGATGACACAACGCACGATGGATCTTTCTGTCATGCTGACAGGCAACTCTGCTTTCGTTAATAGCGATACACAATCAGCAGAAGTCACATGGGAAGAGCTGCAGAGTAATGACTGAGCTTCCAACCAGTAATCAGCAAAAGCTTGAAGCAAACCAACAAGCTAAAACCAGACTTCACGTTTGTTTGAAGGAGTCTGGCTTAGACTCAGTAACTGCGATTGCGACAGGTTTTGAGAAAGAGCTAACGTCTTTTATTGACGAAAATCATGCCCTGTTTAAACACGCTTGCGAGAACAAACCGGACAACTCTGCACGTCAGACGTTGCTTGGTCTGCTAACTAAAGTACATATCGATGTAAGCTATCGCTTTGAAAGTAATAAAGAAGCGAATGAGGCGATGCAAAATGTATTCGATAATACAGTGGGCACTGAACATAGCGACAAGTTTCAAAACTCTAACGCCCAACAGTTAAAACTAGTCACGCATTTGTGGTTGTTCATTCAAGGACGACTAGGAATGGATTACAGCCTAGCCAATGATCATGCTGCTGCGACCGCAACATTACTGTCTCGCCTTTCGAGAAATACTGATGACGAGATTCGAGTCGAGTTCATGGGCAGCTTTTATGATGGCTTGAACCTCTATCAAGCTGAGAACAAACCATCAGGTTTTGTTCATCGCTTTAAGCGTTTGTTTAATCTTACTTAAGCATTCCACCAGCTGAAATCAATTTGCGCTTTGCACTGTGTAGAGCGCACCTATTTCCAACCATTTTTCCCACTATTACCCCTGAACATGAGATTCCCTACTACGCTCGTCCCTCGCTTTAGGGAAACGGGGTATGTGCTCAAAACTTATTGAGTGCGTTTCACGTAGACACTTTCACCAGTATTCTCAAGATTCACCTGAATTAACTCGTCGAAATTCTCCGTCACCCTCAACATACTCTTGAATCAAATCCCCCAATATTCTCCGTCATCCCCGAGAGGGAGGAACGACTGAGTCGGGGATCTCATACAAAGTCATAAAACTGCGGAGACAAACAGATTCCTTACTCGCTCCTTCTTCACTCTCGGTAATGACAACATTCGCAGTCATGCAGTTAACTTTATTACTGGCACAAAAAAGCCCCGCTGAGAGCGAGGCTTAGAATCTTGGTTGCCGATTTGCTGAGGCTAAATCGTACTCATCGAATCACGAAGCGAATTAACGCAGGCCGTGTAAGAATTCGTGGCGCGTTGCTGGGTTTGATCTGAAGATACCACCCAATGCTGTCGTTGTTGTTTCGCTAGTTGCGTCCATTACACCACGTGATTTCACGCAGTAGTGAACCGCATCCATGGTTACAGCAACATCATCGGTTTCTAATAGCGTTTGCAATGCAACAAGGATCTGCTGTGTCATGCGCTCTTGAACTTGCGGGCGCTGAGCAAAGAATCGAACAATACGGTTAATCTTTGAAAGGCCGATGATTTTCCCACGCGGGATATAAGCGACCGCTGTTTTACCATCAATCGTCACTAAGTGGTGCTCACAAGTACTGGTCACGGTAATATCTTTTACACGTACCATCTCACGAACGCCCATCTTGTTTTCAATTACCGTAATTTTAGGGAAATTGGCGTAATCCAAACCAGAGAAAATTTCATCCACGTACATTTTAGCAATACGTTGTGGTGTTTCTTCCAAACTATCGTCTGTAAGATCAAGTTCAAGGAGAGTTAGAATCTCACGCATATGGTGTTCGATTCGTTCCTTTTTCTCTTCTCGGCTAACCTGATTAGGACGCATTGGTGTCTCTAATCCGCGGCTTGCTAGCGCATCTTTAACCAACTTCGCTGATTCGCTAAGACCTGACATTGAACTTCCTCTTTTATTGCCCCTTCTGGATGGCAAACAAGGATACTCGTAATTTTGAATAAATACACCCATATTTTAAGGGAGGTCATTATTTACGGGGGTTAAACTATGCTAAAGTGGCTGCAATTTCGTTGGTAAATAGTATTAATTTGATCATTATTGAATCACTGCTGCCAACCACCAAATCAAAATAATAACGACCAAAGGATTTCAATTATGGGCTGTTGCGACGCTCCCGGCTTAATGCCAATTGAAGAAGCACTAGACAAGCTGCTATCACCAATCAAACCAATCCAAACGACTTTATCTCTGCCTCTTGCTGAAGCATTAGGTTATGTCCTTGCTGAAGATATTCTTTCCCCTATTTTCGTACCTCCTTTTGACAACTCAGCAATGGACGGCTATGCACTGCGCTTAGCAGACCTTGAAAACGGTAAAATGCTGCCTTTAGCGGGTAAGTCTTTTGCAGGTCAACCTTTTGAAGGTGAATGGCCAGCAAATACCTGTATTCGCATTATGACTGGCGCAAAGATCCCGGAAGGGTGCGACGCCGTAATCATGCAAGAAAACACGGTTGAAACTGACGCTGTCATTGAGATTCAACAAGACGACATCAAGCTGAACAATAACATTCGTCCTACTGGTGATGACATCAAGCAGGGTGATATCGTACTTAGCCGCGGTGAACGTTTAACACCTCGTGATATTCCAATGATTGCTTCACTGGGTGTAAGCCACGTTACAGTACTACACAAGCCTAAAGTCGCGTTCTTCTCTACTGGCGATGAACTAAAACCATTAGGCCAGCCTCTTGAAGACGGTCAGATCTACGACAGCAACCGCTACGGCATTAAACCGCTGATTGAAGCGTTTGGTTGTGAAGCTATCGACCTAGGTATCATCCCAGATTGCCCTGCAACGCTTAAAGAGACGTTCGAGAAAGCACAGCAAATAGCAGACGTGGTTGTGACTTCTGGCGGCGTAAGTGTTGGCGAAGCGGATTACACTAAAGACATTCTTGAAGAACTGGGGCAAATCGGTTTTTGGAAACTTGCAATCAAACCCGGTAAACCGTTCGCATTTGGTGAGTTGGATAACGCGTGGTTCTGTGGCCTACCGGGTAACCCTGTATCAGCGATGATGACGATGTACGTACTGGTTCAACCTATGCTGGCTAAGCTTGCGGGTCATACCGCGTGGACAGCACCAGAATCTATTCCTGCTATCACCAAGTCTGCATTCAAAAAAGGCCCAGGCCGTACTGATTACCAACGTGGCATCTACTCGATTGAAAACGGTCAGTTTGTCGTAGAAACAACCGGTAACCAAAGCTCTGGCGCTTTCCGCTCAATGAGTTTAGCAAACTGCTTTGTGGTACTAGAGCGCGAACGCGGCCGTGTTGAAGTCGGTGAAACGGTTCAGATCCAACTGTTCAACTCGACGCTTTACTAACGAGGCTCACTGATGGAAATACTGTCTGACACAGAGATGCTTCGCTACAACCGCCAAATCATCCTTAAGCAGTTTGATTTTGAAGGCCAAGAAGCGCTAAAGCAGAGCTCAATCTTAGTATTAGGGGCTGGAGGCTTAGGTTGTGCCTCTGCTCAATACCTTGCGACCGCGGGGATTGGTAAGCTGACACTGATCGACGATGATATTGTCGAGCTTTCAAACTTACAGCGACAAGTCCTTCACGCCGATGCTGACATTGGTAAGAAGAAAGTCGATTCTGCCGCTGAGTCGCTGCAGGTATTGAACCCTCATCTGACAATTGAAACTGTCGACCACAGGCTTGATGATCAAGCGCTTGCAAAGTTGATTGAAACTCACTCTCTTGTTCTTGATGCCAGTGACAACGTCGAAACACGTAATCAGTTGAACCGCCTATGTTACGCATCGAAAACACCATTAGTCTCTGGTGCTGCGATTCGAATGGAAGGTCAGATTAGCGTATTCACTTATCAAGACGCCGACGCGCCGTGTTATCAGTGCTTGAGTGCTCTATTCGGCAACGCCGCACTAAGCTGTGTTGAAGCGGGTGTAATGGCACCTGTTGTTGGCATGGTAGGCGCGGCGCAAGCTCTAGAAGCGATTAAGGTGATTGCTAAATTCGGGCAACCAAAGCAAGGCAAGCTTTTGATACTCGATGCGATGTCGCACAGCTGGCGTGAGATGAATTTGATGAAAATGCCTAATTGCTCGGTGTGTGGATAGACTAAACCATCTTCCTCTTATCGAGAGCCTAAGCCTTGACTATAAGTCAGGGCTTTTTTATTCCTGAAGTTTAGCTTCTACTCAGGGTTATCAATTTGAAATAATTATTAAGGGATTAGTTTCATTTGAATTCTCATTTTGAGAAAACAACAAGAACTTGAATTATCAAAAATAAAAACATATAAAATCATAAGCTTAAAAATGGCACATTACTTGATTAAGTATCTAGACCTTCCATCACAAGGATGTAGATATGAGAATTACAACGTTAAGTTTGCTATTAAGTGCGCCATTGGTCGCCAACGCAGCGCCATTCGATACCTGCCCTAGTAAGGCATTTTTGTTTCAATCAAGTCCCGTTGAAATTTGGTCCGTCAATTTAGTTACTGGTTTTACAGAAATACTCGAAGACGATACTGGTATGAGTATCGGCATAAATGCTGTCGGCTTTAATTTCAACGACAGGTATATTTACGGTTACGACACTACTAATAAACGTTTGGTCCGCCTTGGTGAGGATTTCCAAGCACAAGTTATAAATACCAGTGGCTTACCCACCGCTCATACCTTCTATGTCGGTGATGTCTATGAACACGTCTATTACCTATATCGTAAGAATAAGGGCTTGTTCACTGTAGATTTGACACCATTAAGTACCGATCCAAACGCAGTCGTTACTGTTAACAAAGTTCCGAATAGTCCAGCAACACTTAATCTAACCGACTTTGCTTTTCACCCCAGCGATGGTTGGCTGTATGGAATCGACAATAATACTGGTCATTTATACCAAATAGACCCTGGAACTGGTGGTGAAACCTATATCGGCGACCCTGGACAAGATGAGGTATTTGGCGACCCTATGACCAAGTCCAATGGCAATACTGTTGTCGGAACATTCGGTGCTGGGTACTTTGATGTAAATGGCTACTACTATGTTTCACGAAATGAAGACGGCAAAGTTTACAGAATAGATTTGTCTCCTGGCAATGCTGATAACATTGCAGCCGGTATTGTTCCCGCAGTGGAGTTTATTTCAAATGGCCCAGCTTCTGATAAAAACGATGGCGCTCGTTGTGCGAACGCGCCTGTTGTAGATGAAGATTCGAACATCGACTTCGGTGACGCGCCAGACAGCTACCTAACGTTACTGGCGAGCAATGGCCCTCGACATGAACTCGATGGCATCACCTGGTTAGGTACAACGCCTCCAGATGCGGATCTAGATGGTTATGTCACACCTCAATCAGATGAAACTGTCGGGGTGGATGATGAATGGGCAAACGGTGGTATCGGTTTTGTTACCGCACTTGAAGCCGGACTTGATTCAAAAGTGGTGATTGAAGCATCAACAACCGGTTACCTTTCAGCTTGGATCGACTGGAACCAAGATGGCAGCTTCGATGGTGCTAACGAACAAGTATTTACCGACTACCAATTGGATGCTGGTGAAAACGATCTGTTCCTAAATGTCGATATCAACGCACTAACGGGGACTACTTGGGCTCGCTTCAGATTCAGCCAACAAACCAACCTGAACTACTTTGGAGGTTCAACCTCTGGTGAGGTAGTTGATATTCAAGTTGATGTTCTTAACGACGGCGCCACAGCCCGTTACTTCCCAAGTGCTTCTGGTTACGCAACCTTGGCGTATGAAGATAACTGGCCTTATAAAGCCGACTACGACATGAATGATGCTGTGATTATGTATCGCATCACAGAGATCTTAAAAGACGGAAAAGTCGTAAAATCCACCATCGACGGTCGCTTAGCTGCAGTTGGTGCAGACTATAGAAATGGCTTCGCCGTTCGCTTGCCAAACTTAGCACCATCATCAGTAGACAGCGGTAACTCGTACATGAAACACAATGGTGTCTTTACTGACTTGGACATGGAGGAAGGACGTAGTGAGGCGATATTTGTTGCCGCCGAGGACTTAACTTCGAAAATAGACACGTCATGTACTTTCTACCGAACCAGTAACTCATGTAAAGAAAGTGAGCAGTTCTCTTTCCAAATCGGTATCAGCTTGTCTGACTCAGGTATCAGTACCGACACATGGACAGACATGCCTTACGACCCGTTCATCTTTGCAACACCGGGTTACTATCACGGTGAAAATCTACCTCTGCACCCAGGGCGCAGTTGGGAAGTTCACTTGCCAGACCAAGCACCAACAGAAGCCTTTGATACGACTAATCTCTTTGAGGCTGGATTAGGTGTCGATGACAGTAATCCATCAACAGGTAAATATTTCAAAACAGCAGAGAACCACCCTTGGGCACTGATCATTACGTCAACCGATGAATGGGAATGGCCGCTAGAGTATGTGGATATTGTTACCGCTTACCCTGAGTTCAAACAATACGCAGAGTCCGGTGGTGACACGAACCAGACATGGCACCAATCACCAGCAGACAATCAACGCTACGAACCTTAAGGAGAAACGTTATGACTATTCACAATAAACACTATCAAGAAACTCATTGCGTTGATTCGAGTCGCAACCTAGCTAAGGAAGATGGTATGTCTGCACACAGAACTTGGAACATGAAGAAATCGTTGACTGTTATTCTCGCTGTCACTCCACTGATATTAGTTGGGTGTGGAGGAGGAGGTGGTGGCGGTAGTGCATCGACACCATCTCCAGCAACACCGTCGACGCCAGCAGCGCCTTCAACTCCAGTAACAGGAACGACATCTCCAGCGACAAATGCAGCAGCGACACCAATCTATACGATGGCCGATGTAGTCGTACCCGACGGCTTTGATTACAGCTCTATTGAGCAGTTTGATATCGACATCGACATCAGCAACATTTCAACGGCTCGCTCCTTTGTCACGGTTTATAGCCGTTTCAGCACAAGGGATGACTCGACCTTTAAACCGGACTATTCGAGTAAAGTGATTGCCGGCTCGTTAAATAATGGGGTATTCGCGTCTAACTTTACGGCTCCAGTCAATCACGAATCACTGTTGGTCGAAATTTGGTTTTATGACGGTCAGCCACCATTACAACAATTGGTATCGAGTAGTGATTCTCAGATAGTTTGGTAATCGGCGGAGACAGTTTGGTCGTCAACAGATGAAAAACTGATTCTGTATCAATCCAAAGTGAGCAGAGATGCTCACTTTTTGATCGTATAAGAATGGATAGCCACTCAAACTTTCTGATTGATTACATTCACTTTACTGCCAATCTGACTTATCTTTTCAATATAACCTTCAAAGACTTACTCTCATGAAACAGTTAAAAATAGGTCTATTTATCTTAATGTGTGGTGTCGGTGTACTGTTGGCCCTCACCTACTTCCCTTTAACCTCAGAAACAGGGCAACGTGTTCAAGCCAAAGTGATTTCTAACACGCTCACTCAGTCACTAGACGGACATAGGCGCTACCTCACGGTTGAAACTCAAAACAACGAAATATTTCGCGTTTCCATTCCACCAACAACAGACTGCCCTCTTGATTCTGTGGTCGCGCTTGATACATTAAACAATAAAATAACCGGACAAAGCAGCTATCAGTTCATCCACTGTAGAACAGCGCCTTAGTCGTCGATATAACAACAAGAATGGATATAAGAAGAATGACTCAGCCACTCATTTCACCAGAACAACTTCAACAACGTTTGCTAGAAGAAAACAACATTATAATCCTAGATGCCAGTATCGAATTTCAGATCCC is a genomic window of Vibrio crassostreae containing:
- a CDS encoding cold-shock protein, yielding MSNTVTGTVKWFNETKGFGFIQQENGPDVFAHFSAITGEGFKTLAEGQKVEFVVSQGQKGPQADSIKVL
- the folE gene encoding GTP cyclohydrolase I FolE, encoding MSGLSESAKLVKDALASRGLETPMRPNQVSREEKKERIEHHMREILTLLELDLTDDSLEETPQRIAKMYVDEIFSGLDYANFPKITVIENKMGVREMVRVKDITVTSTCEHHLVTIDGKTAVAYIPRGKIIGLSKINRIVRFFAQRPQVQERMTQQILVALQTLLETDDVAVTMDAVHYCVKSRGVMDATSETTTTALGGIFRSNPATRHEFLHGLR
- the moeA gene encoding molybdopterin molybdotransferase MoeA; translated protein: MGCCDAPGLMPIEEALDKLLSPIKPIQTTLSLPLAEALGYVLAEDILSPIFVPPFDNSAMDGYALRLADLENGKMLPLAGKSFAGQPFEGEWPANTCIRIMTGAKIPEGCDAVIMQENTVETDAVIEIQQDDIKLNNNIRPTGDDIKQGDIVLSRGERLTPRDIPMIASLGVSHVTVLHKPKVAFFSTGDELKPLGQPLEDGQIYDSNRYGIKPLIEAFGCEAIDLGIIPDCPATLKETFEKAQQIADVVVTSGGVSVGEADYTKDILEELGQIGFWKLAIKPGKPFAFGELDNAWFCGLPGNPVSAMMTMYVLVQPMLAKLAGHTAWTAPESIPAITKSAFKKGPGRTDYQRGIYSIENGQFVVETTGNQSSGAFRSMSLANCFVVLERERGRVEVGETVQIQLFNSTLY
- a CDS encoding LruC domain-containing protein, with protein sequence MRITTLSLLLSAPLVANAAPFDTCPSKAFLFQSSPVEIWSVNLVTGFTEILEDDTGMSIGINAVGFNFNDRYIYGYDTTNKRLVRLGEDFQAQVINTSGLPTAHTFYVGDVYEHVYYLYRKNKGLFTVDLTPLSTDPNAVVTVNKVPNSPATLNLTDFAFHPSDGWLYGIDNNTGHLYQIDPGTGGETYIGDPGQDEVFGDPMTKSNGNTVVGTFGAGYFDVNGYYYVSRNEDGKVYRIDLSPGNADNIAAGIVPAVEFISNGPASDKNDGARCANAPVVDEDSNIDFGDAPDSYLTLLASNGPRHELDGITWLGTTPPDADLDGYVTPQSDETVGVDDEWANGGIGFVTALEAGLDSKVVIEASTTGYLSAWIDWNQDGSFDGANEQVFTDYQLDAGENDLFLNVDINALTGTTWARFRFSQQTNLNYFGGSTSGEVVDIQVDVLNDGATARYFPSASGYATLAYEDNWPYKADYDMNDAVIMYRITEILKDGKVVKSTIDGRLAAVGADYRNGFAVRLPNLAPSSVDSGNSYMKHNGVFTDLDMEEGRSEAIFVAAEDLTSKIDTSCTFYRTSNSCKESEQFSFQIGISLSDSGISTDTWTDMPYDPFIFATPGYYHGENLPLHPGRSWEVHLPDQAPTEAFDTTNLFEAGLGVDDSNPSTGKYFKTAENHPWALIITSTDEWEWPLEYVDIVTAYPEFKQYAESGGDTNQTWHQSPADNQRYEP
- the moeB gene encoding molybdopterin-synthase adenylyltransferase MoeB; the protein is MEILSDTEMLRYNRQIILKQFDFEGQEALKQSSILVLGAGGLGCASAQYLATAGIGKLTLIDDDIVELSNLQRQVLHADADIGKKKVDSAAESLQVLNPHLTIETVDHRLDDQALAKLIETHSLVLDASDNVETRNQLNRLCYASKTPLVSGAAIRMEGQISVFTYQDADAPCYQCLSALFGNAALSCVEAGVMAPVVGMVGAAQALEAIKVIAKFGQPKQGKLLILDAMSHSWREMNLMKMPNCSVCG
- a CDS encoding YaeQ family protein gives rise to the protein MALKPTIYKFRISLTDMNRDYYDSFNLTVAQHPSETEQRMMARIMAFCINASPELEFTKGLSSIEEPDLWQKSLDDQILEWVDVGEPDPERVKKATRLSKSVRVFSFNTKSNVWWEQNKGKFGYLKAQIVRLDNDGIEQLAAMTQRTMDLSVMLTGNSAFVNSDTQSAEVTWEELQSND